A stretch of Rhododendron vialii isolate Sample 1 chromosome 4a, ASM3025357v1 DNA encodes these proteins:
- the LOC131322297 gene encoding heme-binding-like protein At3g10130, chloroplastic isoform X2, translated as MIVALSTSITTIKSMVSNRSSISTTPRSMSAFDARFSLVLALAAQTSSLSERVLMNLATETAKYVIPRRFESRNLEEALMAVPDLETVNFVVLSRRDQYEIREVEPFFIAETTMPGKYGFDFNGASQSFNVLAEYLFGKNTMKESMEMTTPVFTRKTQSDGERMEMTTPVITRKLEDQEKWLMSFIMPSKYGANLPLPKDSSVRITEVPRKIVAVAAFSGFVTDDEVTRRESKLKDALKNDPEFQVKEGASVEVAQYNPPFTLPFTRRNEIALEVERKTE; from the exons ATGATAGTAGCTTTATCGACCTCCATCACCACAATCAAGTCCATGGTCTCCAATAGAAGCTCCATCAGCACTACTCCACGGAGCATGTCCGCTTTCGACGCTCGCTTCTCTCTCGTCCTTGCTCTCGCCGCCCAAACTTCCTCTCTCTCTGAGCGCG TTTTGATGAATTTGGCTACTGAAACTGCGAAATACGTGATTCCACGGAGGTTCGAGAGTCGTAATTTGGAGGAAGCTTTGATGGCAg TTCCAGATCTTGAAACGGTGAACTTCGTGGTTTTGAGCAGGAGAGATCAGTATGAGATAAGAGAAGTCGAG CCATTTTTTATAGCTGAGACAACAATGCCTGGGAAATACGGATTTGATTTCAATGGCGCGTCGCAGTCCTTCAACGTCTTAGCGGAATACCTGTTTGGTAAG AATACAATGAAAGAGAGTATGGAGATGACCACCCCTGTCTTTACTCGTAAGACTCAATCTGATGGGGAGAGAATGGAAATGACAACCCCTGTGATAACAAGAAAG CTGGAAGATCAAGAAAAGTGGCTGATGTCTTTCATTATGCCCTCAAAATATGGTGCCAACTTGCCACTGCCCAAAGATTCATCTGTTAGGATCACAGAGGTCCCAAGGAAAATTGTTGCGGTTGCTGCCTTTTCAG GCTTTGTAACTGATGATGAAGTTACGCGTAGGGAGTCAAAACTAAAAGATGCTCTAAAGAATGACCCTGAATTTCAAGTAAAAGAGGGTGCATCAGTGGAAGTCGCACAG TATAATCCTCCTTTTACACTACCGTTTACTCGTCGGAATGAGATTGCTCTTGAAGTTGAGAGAAAAACAGAATAG
- the LOC131322297 gene encoding heme-binding-like protein At3g10130, chloroplastic isoform X1 — MIVALSTSITTIKSMVSNRSSISTTPRSMSAFDARFSLVLALAAQTSSLSERVLMNLATETAKYVIPRRFESRNLEEALMAVPDLETVNFVVLSRRDQYEIREVEPFFIAETTMPGKYGFDFNGASQSFNVLAEYLFGKNTMKESMEMTTPVFTRKTQSDGERMEMTTPVITRKLEDQEKWLMSFIMPSKYGANLPLPKDSSVRITEVPRKIVAVAAFSECGKRNNWDGIKSGFVTDDEVTRRESKLKDALKNDPEFQVKEGASVEVAQYNPPFTLPFTRRNEIALEVERKTE; from the exons ATGATAGTAGCTTTATCGACCTCCATCACCACAATCAAGTCCATGGTCTCCAATAGAAGCTCCATCAGCACTACTCCACGGAGCATGTCCGCTTTCGACGCTCGCTTCTCTCTCGTCCTTGCTCTCGCCGCCCAAACTTCCTCTCTCTCTGAGCGCG TTTTGATGAATTTGGCTACTGAAACTGCGAAATACGTGATTCCACGGAGGTTCGAGAGTCGTAATTTGGAGGAAGCTTTGATGGCAg TTCCAGATCTTGAAACGGTGAACTTCGTGGTTTTGAGCAGGAGAGATCAGTATGAGATAAGAGAAGTCGAG CCATTTTTTATAGCTGAGACAACAATGCCTGGGAAATACGGATTTGATTTCAATGGCGCGTCGCAGTCCTTCAACGTCTTAGCGGAATACCTGTTTGGTAAG AATACAATGAAAGAGAGTATGGAGATGACCACCCCTGTCTTTACTCGTAAGACTCAATCTGATGGGGAGAGAATGGAAATGACAACCCCTGTGATAACAAGAAAG CTGGAAGATCAAGAAAAGTGGCTGATGTCTTTCATTATGCCCTCAAAATATGGTGCCAACTTGCCACTGCCCAAAGATTCATCTGTTAGGATCACAGAGGTCCCAAGGAAAATTGTTGCGGTTGCTGCCTTTTCAG AATGTGGCAAAAGAAACAATTGGGATGGAATAAAATCTG GCTTTGTAACTGATGATGAAGTTACGCGTAGGGAGTCAAAACTAAAAGATGCTCTAAAGAATGACCCTGAATTTCAAGTAAAAGAGGGTGCATCAGTGGAAGTCGCACAG TATAATCCTCCTTTTACACTACCGTTTACTCGTCGGAATGAGATTGCTCTTGAAGTTGAGAGAAAAACAGAATAG
- the LOC131322297 gene encoding heme-binding-like protein At3g10130, chloroplastic isoform X3 → MIVALSTSITTIKSMVSNRSSISTTPRSMSAFDARFSLVLALAAQTSSLSERVLMNLATETAKYVIPRRFESRNLEEALMAVPDLETVNFVVLSRRDQYEIREVEPFFIAETTMPGKYGFDFNGASQSFNVLAEYLFGKNTMKESMEMTTPVFTRKTQSDGERMEMTTPVITRKLEDQEKWLMSFIMPSKYGANLPLPKDSSVRITEVPRKIVAVAAFSECGKRNNWDGIKSGVNTWLQHMSMVHYS, encoded by the exons ATGATAGTAGCTTTATCGACCTCCATCACCACAATCAAGTCCATGGTCTCCAATAGAAGCTCCATCAGCACTACTCCACGGAGCATGTCCGCTTTCGACGCTCGCTTCTCTCTCGTCCTTGCTCTCGCCGCCCAAACTTCCTCTCTCTCTGAGCGCG TTTTGATGAATTTGGCTACTGAAACTGCGAAATACGTGATTCCACGGAGGTTCGAGAGTCGTAATTTGGAGGAAGCTTTGATGGCAg TTCCAGATCTTGAAACGGTGAACTTCGTGGTTTTGAGCAGGAGAGATCAGTATGAGATAAGAGAAGTCGAG CCATTTTTTATAGCTGAGACAACAATGCCTGGGAAATACGGATTTGATTTCAATGGCGCGTCGCAGTCCTTCAACGTCTTAGCGGAATACCTGTTTGGTAAG AATACAATGAAAGAGAGTATGGAGATGACCACCCCTGTCTTTACTCGTAAGACTCAATCTGATGGGGAGAGAATGGAAATGACAACCCCTGTGATAACAAGAAAG CTGGAAGATCAAGAAAAGTGGCTGATGTCTTTCATTATGCCCTCAAAATATGGTGCCAACTTGCCACTGCCCAAAGATTCATCTGTTAGGATCACAGAGGTCCCAAGGAAAATTGTTGCGGTTGCTGCCTTTTCAG AATGTGGCAAAAGAAACAATTGGGATGGAATAAAATCTGGTGTAAACACTTGGCTGCAGCATATGTCTATGGTTCACTACAGTTAA
- the LOC131322297 gene encoding heme-binding-like protein At3g10130, chloroplastic isoform X4 translates to MIVALSTSITTIKSMVSNRSSISTTPRSMSAFDARFSLVLALAAQTSSLSERVLMNLATETAKYVIPRRFESRNLEEALMAVPDLETVNFVVLSRRDQYEIREVEPFFIAETTMPGKYGFDFNGASQSFNVLAEYLFGKNTMKESMEMTTPVFTRKTQSDGERMEMTTPVITRKLEDQEKWLMSFIMPSKYGANLPLPKDSSVRITEVPRKIVAVAAFSVHYQLRFVEAFLMCMKITRPFSFCS, encoded by the exons ATGATAGTAGCTTTATCGACCTCCATCACCACAATCAAGTCCATGGTCTCCAATAGAAGCTCCATCAGCACTACTCCACGGAGCATGTCCGCTTTCGACGCTCGCTTCTCTCTCGTCCTTGCTCTCGCCGCCCAAACTTCCTCTCTCTCTGAGCGCG TTTTGATGAATTTGGCTACTGAAACTGCGAAATACGTGATTCCACGGAGGTTCGAGAGTCGTAATTTGGAGGAAGCTTTGATGGCAg TTCCAGATCTTGAAACGGTGAACTTCGTGGTTTTGAGCAGGAGAGATCAGTATGAGATAAGAGAAGTCGAG CCATTTTTTATAGCTGAGACAACAATGCCTGGGAAATACGGATTTGATTTCAATGGCGCGTCGCAGTCCTTCAACGTCTTAGCGGAATACCTGTTTGGTAAG AATACAATGAAAGAGAGTATGGAGATGACCACCCCTGTCTTTACTCGTAAGACTCAATCTGATGGGGAGAGAATGGAAATGACAACCCCTGTGATAACAAGAAAG CTGGAAGATCAAGAAAAGTGGCTGATGTCTTTCATTATGCCCTCAAAATATGGTGCCAACTTGCCACTGCCCAAAGATTCATCTGTTAGGATCACAGAGGTCCCAAGGAAAATTGTTGCGGTTGCTGCCTTTTCAG TGCATTACCAATTGAGGTTTGTGGAGGCGTTCCTGATGTGCATGAAGATAACTAGACCTTTTTCGTTTTGTTCTTGA
- the LOC131322297 gene encoding heme-binding-like protein At3g10130, chloroplastic isoform X5: protein MIVALSTSITTIKSMVSNRSSISTTPRSMSAFDARFSLVLALAAQTSSLSERVLMNLATETAKYVIPRRFESRNLEEALMAVPDLETVNFVVLSRRDQYEIREVEPFFIAETTMPGKYGFDFNGASQSFNVLAEYLFGKNTMKESMEMTTPVFTRKTQSDGERMEMTTPVITRKLEDQEKWLMSFIMPSKYGANLPLPKDSSVRITEVPRKIVAVAAFSVKITKGLVGNKIDIMHS, encoded by the exons ATGATAGTAGCTTTATCGACCTCCATCACCACAATCAAGTCCATGGTCTCCAATAGAAGCTCCATCAGCACTACTCCACGGAGCATGTCCGCTTTCGACGCTCGCTTCTCTCTCGTCCTTGCTCTCGCCGCCCAAACTTCCTCTCTCTCTGAGCGCG TTTTGATGAATTTGGCTACTGAAACTGCGAAATACGTGATTCCACGGAGGTTCGAGAGTCGTAATTTGGAGGAAGCTTTGATGGCAg TTCCAGATCTTGAAACGGTGAACTTCGTGGTTTTGAGCAGGAGAGATCAGTATGAGATAAGAGAAGTCGAG CCATTTTTTATAGCTGAGACAACAATGCCTGGGAAATACGGATTTGATTTCAATGGCGCGTCGCAGTCCTTCAACGTCTTAGCGGAATACCTGTTTGGTAAG AATACAATGAAAGAGAGTATGGAGATGACCACCCCTGTCTTTACTCGTAAGACTCAATCTGATGGGGAGAGAATGGAAATGACAACCCCTGTGATAACAAGAAAG CTGGAAGATCAAGAAAAGTGGCTGATGTCTTTCATTATGCCCTCAAAATATGGTGCCAACTTGCCACTGCCCAAAGATTCATCTGTTAGGATCACAGAGGTCCCAAGGAAAATTGTTGCGGTTGCTGCCTTTTCAG TCAAGATTACCAAAGGGCTGGTTGGTAACAAAATAGATATCATGCATTCATAA